One genomic segment of Ricinus communis isolate WT05 ecotype wild-type chromosome 5, ASM1957865v1, whole genome shotgun sequence includes these proteins:
- the LOC8288820 gene encoding aluminum-activated malate transporter 10 isoform X2 has protein sequence MAQEKKATNGVEWRINIADGSSKILVQEEGLVTRAWLGLKYLILKVWSFFKKARDVGVNDPRKVVHCLKVGTALAVVSIFYFMRPLYEGVGGNAMWAIMTVVVVFENTVGATICKSLNRVCGTTLAGMLAFSVHWVATKSGERFEPFIIGASVFILASAATFSRFIPSVKQRFDYGVVIFILTFSLVAVSGYRVDKLFALAHERLATIIIGISLCIFVSMIICPIWAGRELYTLITTNMDKLANSLDGCVDEYFNQNESDKTSDKKSLGYKCVLSSKASEESLANFARWEPAHGSFGFKHPWKQYPKIGASMRNCAYCIEALTSCTGSENQAPEFLQKQLSNVCLRVSSISSNVIRELSETVKTMKRSSVIDSLVEDMGSAVEELQDTKLLQESKALLRQLKN, from the exons ATGGCTCAGGAGAAGAAGGCAACAAATGGAGTGGAGTGGAGGATAAACATAGCAGATGGGTCTTCAAAGATCTTGGTCCAGGAAGAAGGGCTTGTAACTAGAGCTTGGCTTGGTCTAAAGTATTTGATCTTGAAAGTTTGGTCATTCTTCAAGAAAGCAAGGGATGTTGGGGTAAATGATCCAAGAAAAGTAGTTCATTGTCTAAAAGTAGGAACGGCACTCGCTGTTGTCTCAATCTTTTACTTCATGAGACCTTTATATGAAGGTGTTGGAGGGAATGCTATGTGGGCTATAATGACTGTTGTGGTAGTCTTTGAAAATACTGTAG GTGCAACAATTTGTAAGAGTTTGAATAGGGTGTGTGGAACTACTCTTGCTGGAATGCTTGCCTTTAGCGTCCATTGGGTGGCCACTAAATCAGGAGAGAGATTTGAGCCGTTTATTATTGGAGCCTCAGTTTTCATACTAG CATCTGCAGCAACCTTCTCTAGATTTATTCCATCAGTGAAACAGAGATTTGATTATGGTGTCGTGATCTTCATCCTCACTTTCAGCCTGGTTGCTGTCTCTGGTTATAGAGTTGACAAATTGTTTGCATTGGCTCAtgaaagattagctactattATCATCGGCATTTCTTTATGCATCTTTGTAAGCATGATTATCTGCCCCATTTGGGCTGGTCGAGAGCTATACACTCTAATCACTACCAACATGGACAAACTTGCCAATTCCTTGGATG GTTGTGTAGATGAATATTTCAATCAAAATGAGAGCGACAAAACATCTGATAAAAAATCACTTGGTTACAAGTGTGTTTTGAGCTCAAAGGCCAGTGAAGAGTCCCTG GCCAATTTCGCTAGATGGGAACCTGCTCATGGCAGTTTTGGCTTCAAACATCCATGGAAACAGTACCCAAAGATCGGTGCATCCATGCGCAACTGTGCTTATTGCATTGAGGCTCTTACTAGCTGCACTGGTTCAGAAAATCAG GCTCCTGAGTTCTTGCAAAAGCAACTAAGCAATGTATGCCTGAGAGTGAGCTCCATTTCCTCAAATGTTATAAGAGAGCTATCAGAAACTGTCAAGACGATGAAAAGATCATCAGTTATAGACTCCTTGGTTGAAGATATGGGCAGTGCAGTTGAAGAACTACAAGATACC AAATTGCTACAAGAATCAAAGGCGTTGTTAAGGCAGTTAAAGAACTAG
- the LOC8288822 gene encoding plant UBX domain-containing protein 10 produces the protein MVDVADKLAYFQAITGLEDPDLCTEILQAHGWDLELAISSFTSNNNNDDNNTNENNQNAVLSTTTDTGTSAVESSNLTTRDAVTAAAPGLAWKLITLPITVISGSLGLISGAIGLGLWATGGILSYSLGMIGLGSSASRITESSSSLVSVSAAAREAMDFVSVFEREYGSSTKPNFVTEGFMDALQRSRNAYKLLFVYLHSPDHPDTPLFCERTLCSQILSDFVNENFVAWGGSIRASEGFKMSNSLKASRYPFVAVVMPATNQRIALLQQVEGPKSPEEMLTVLQKVLEESAPVLVAARLEAEERRNNMRLREEQDAAYRAALEADQARERQRKEEQERLEREAAEAERKRKEEEEAQERAAREAAEKAAALARMREEKALSLGAEPEKGSDITQVLVRFPTGERKERRFHCTATIQTLYDYVDSLGLLEADTYSLVSNFPRTVYGTEKLCLSLKEAGLHPQASLFVELN, from the exons ATGGTTGATGTAGCGGATAAATTAGCGTATTTTCAAGCGATCACAGGTCTTGAAGATCCCGATTTATGCACTGAGATTCTTCAAGCCCATGGCTGGGACCTTGAACTCGCGATCTCGTCTTTCACCTCCAATAACAACAACGACGACAACAACACGAACGAGAACAACCAAAACGCCGTCCTTTCTACCACCACCGACACTGGAACATCCGCCGTAGAATCTTCCAATCTAACAACTCGCGATGCAGTTACCGCCGCCGCTCCTGGTTTAGCCTGGAAACTAATTACACTTCCTATTACCGTGATATCCGGCAGTCTAGGGTTAATATCAGGTGCTATTGGCTTAGGTTTATGGGCAACAGGTGGTATTTTGTCGTATTCATTAGGTATGATCGGTTTAGGATCAAGTGCAAGCAGGATTACtgaatcttcttcttctttagttTCGGTGTCGGCTGCGGCGAGAGAAGCGATGGATTTCGTTTCGGTGTTTGAGAGAGAATATGGTTCTTCTACAAAGCCTAATTTTGTAACAGAAGGGTTTATGGATGCGCTACAAAGGTCGAGAAATGCGTATAAGTTGTTGTTTGTCTATTTACATTCCCCAGATCATCCTGATACGCCATTGTTTTGTGAGAGGACTTTGTGTTCGCAGATTCTAAGTGACTTTGTTAATGAGAATTTTGTGGCTTGGGGTGGGAGTATTAGAGCTAGTGAAGGTTTTAAAATGAGTAATAGTTTGAAAGCTTCTCGATATCCTTTTGTTGCTGTTGTCATGCCTGCTACTAATCAAAGGATTGCGTTGCTTCAACAG GTTGAGGGTCCAAAATCTCCTGAAGAAATGCTCACAGTACTGCAGAAAGTGCTTGAAGAAAGTGCACCTGTCCTTGTTGCAGCAAGGCTTGAAGCAGAAGAAAGGAGGAACAACATGCGTTTGAGGGAGGAACAGGATGCTGCTTACAGAGCAGCACTTGAAGCAGATCAA GCCAGGGAAAGACAAAGGAAAGAGGAGCAGGAACGTCTAGAGAGGGAAGCTGCTGAAGCAGAGAGGAAGCgcaaagaggaagaagaagctcAGGAAAGAGCAGCACGTGAAGCTGCAGAAAAGGCAGCTGCTCTGGCTAGGATGCGGGAGGAGAAAGCCTTATCACTTGGCGCTGAACCTGAAAAAGGATCTGATATCACACAG gtTTTGGTTCGGTTCCCAACTGGAGAACGCAAAGAGAGAAGGTTCCATTGTACTGCCACTATCCAGACTCTATATGACTATGTTGATTCTTTGGGTTTATTAGAGGCTGATACGTACAGCCTCGTCTCAAATTTTCCGCGGACAGTGTATGGAACAGAGAAACTGTGTCTGTCGCTGAAAGAAGCAGGGTTGCATCCTCAGGCCAGCCTTTTTGTGGAGCTGAACTAG
- the LOC8288819 gene encoding transcription factor bHLH157, translating to MGLVLKDSLKDLCCSNGWSYGVFWCFDQRNSMLLTVEDAYYEEEMGTLVNNMLQQVHIIGEGIVGQAALSGKNQWIFSDAKNGGRTSASSSRSNHIYQDGSDIDCQFYCGLKTIAVIPVESRGVIQFGSTRKIFETPQFLDQAKRLFSEMENVSGIASLNNPPSSLNHEGCDLNEWFASFCNGNITPMQSGSCSELMEVAYSSVNFTQSSAFTSDFQQEKMDPLCLESCHLTNSMQTGTEAQVVLTSNPNTQFEQVALQSAFSSEKSASKTPCISTWGNEGSMLTSLESQFASNMGVQNSLNVFSTKENAPVSCGCIKQDFQWGSSGTSFYSTGGLVKAERETGLQKFPEEFKLDDIVTDLSSCFAMENLFECFATSEHGSSKMAPIMVENVSQSAGVTPVSSSLVGDVTHDIPLAQPSNSMQSSITDSYFCTRQEKTIDTGNDLFVHLGLHYGCEQDANCQENMMKRGTSNGNLAISNGVSECISELDVNSEVGPRKGLFSELGLEELLNGGNNSSYTTNSSIDDQFSTAKSVSHNQAQSGSIACSSGSKITQPSYYKDKASNLLPKKEMFPKSQVGLWIDDSYSINDGSALPTKPKKPEEPTKATRKRARPGESTRPRPKDRQQFQDCIKELKGIIPDGEKCSIDALLDHTIKYMLFLQSVTKYADKLKQADEPKLISKEQKTFPQDTSTSGGGGATWALEVGDQSTACPIIVEDLSPPGLMLIEMLCEDRGFFLEIADVIRGFGLNILKGVMETREDKIWAHFIVEAKTHTTRIEIVWSLVQFLQLTSTGGTD from the exons ATGGGTCTGGTTTTGAAGGACTCGCTTAAGGATCTTTGTTGCAGTAATGGGTGGTCTTACGGAGTTTTTTGGTGCTTTGATCAAAGAAATTCCAT GTTGTTGACTGTGGAAGATGCCTActatgaagaagaaatgggGACACTGGTTAACAATATGCTTCAACAGGTCCACATAATAGGTGAAGG GATTGTTGGCCAAGCTGCTTTATCTGGCAAGAACCAGTGGATTTTTTCAGATGCTAAGAATGGAGGACGGActtctgcttcttcttctagaAGCAATCATATATATCAG GACGGTTCTGACATTGACTGCCAATTTTATTGTGGACTAAAG ACGATAGCAGTAATCCCTGTGGAATCGCGAGGAGTGATACAATTTGGATCAACCCGGAAG ATTTTTGAGACACCACAATTTTTGGATCAAGCAAAAAGATTGTTCAGTGAAATGGAAAATGTCAGTGGGATTGCTTCACTCAACAACCCACCTTCATCTTTGAACCATGAGGGCTGTGATCTGAATGAGTGGTTTGCTTCCTTCTGTAATGGTAATATCACACCCATGCAGAGTGGAAGCTGCAGCGAGCTAATGGAAGTAGCTTATTCTTCAGTAAATTTTACTCAGTCTTCTGCTTTCACATCGgactttcaacaagagaaaatgGACCCTTTATGTCTGGAATCATGCCATCTTACTAATTCAATGCAGACTGGAACTGAAGCTCAAGTGGTATTGACAAGCAATCCTAATACTCAGTTTGAGCAGGTGGCTTTGCAATCTGCCTTCTCTTCAGAGAAATCAGCTTCTAAAACCCCTTGCATTAGTACTTGGGGTAATGAAGGTTCTATGTTGACCTCATTGGAGTCACAGTTTGCATCTAATATGGGAGTTCAGAATTCTCTGAATGTTTTTTctacaaaagaaaatgctCCAGTGTCTTGTGGGTGTATAAAGCAGGATTTTCAATGGGGATCCAGTGGTACTTCATTTTACAGCACAGGCGGGTTGGTTAAAGCAGAAAGAGAAACTGGCCTACAGAAATTCCCTGAGGAGTTTAAGCTAGATGATATTGTGACGGATCTCTCCAGCTGCTTTGCAATGGAAAATCTTTTTGAGTGTTTTGCTACATCAGAGCATGGCAGCAGCAAAATGGCACCCATTATGGTTGAGAATGTCTCACAATCAGCAGGAGTTACTCCGGTGTCATCCAGCCTTGTTGGAGATGTTACACATGACATTCCACTTGCACAACCATCTAATTCAATGCAAAGTTCCATTACTGATTCCTATTTTTGCACCCGTCAAGAGAAAACTATTGATACTGGCAACGACCTGTTTGTACATTTGGGATTGCATTATGGATGTGAACAAGATGCAAATTGCCAAGAAAATATGATGAAGCGAGGAACAAGTAATGGTAACTTGGCTATCAGCAATGGTGTTTCAGAATGCATCTCAGAGCTGGATGTTAATTCTGAGGTTGGCCCCAGAAAAGGATTGTTCTCAGAATTAGGACTCGAAGAGCTTCTAAATGGGGGTAATAATTCTAGTTACACTACCAACTCTAGTATTGATGATCAATTTTCCACCGCCAAGAGTGTATCCCACAATCAAGCTCAGTCAGGGAGCATTGCTTGCTCTAGTGGTAGTAAGATAACGCAACCTTCATATTATAAGGATAAGGCTAGCAATCTTCTACCAAAGAAAGAGATGTTTCCCAAATCACAAGTAGGTTTGTGGATTGATGATAGCTATAGCATTAACGATGGAAGTGCTCTTCCTACAAAGCCTAAGAAGCCTGAGGAGCCTACAAAGGCCACCAGGAAACGAGCAAGACCTGGGGAAAGTACTAGACCAAGGCCGAAAGACCGTCAGCAGTTCCAAGACTGCATCAAAGAGTTGAAAGGGATCATCCCCGATGGTGAAAAG TGTAGCATAGATGCTCTGCTGGATCACACCATCAAATACATGCTATTCTTGCAAAGTGTGACAAAATATGCAGATAAGCTTAAACAAGCTGATGAGCCGAAG cTCATTAGCAAGGAGCAAAAAACGTTTCCTCAAGACACAAGCACaagtggtggtggtggtgctACATGGGCACTGGAAGTTGGAGATCAATCAACGGCTTGTCCTATCATAGTTGAAGATCTCTCTCCACCTGGCCTAATGCTTATAGAG ATGCTTTGTGAGGACAGGGGTTTCTTTCTTGAGATAGCAGATGTGATTAGGGGCTTCGGGTTGAATATATTGAAAGGAGTGATGGAAACTCGTGAGGATAAGATATGGGCACACTTCATTGTTGAG GCAAAGACGCATACAACCAGGATAGAAATAGTTTGGTCCCTTGTCCAATTTCTACAACTAACATCAACAGGTGGCACGGACTAA
- the LOC8288820 gene encoding aluminum-activated malate transporter 10 isoform X1, with the protein MAQEKKATNGVEWRINIADGSSKILVQEEGLVTRAWLGLKYLILKVWSFFKKARDVGVNDPRKVVHCLKVGTALAVVSIFYFMRPLYEGVGGNAMWAIMTVVVVFENTVGATICKSLNRVCGTTLAGMLAFSVHWVATKSGERFEPFIIGASVFILASAATFSRFIPSVKQRFDYGVVIFILTFSLVAVSGYRVDKLFALAHERLATIIIGISLCIFVSMIICPIWAGRELYTLITTNMDKLANSLDGCVDEYFNQNESDKTSDKKSLGYKCVLSSKASEESLANFARWEPAHGSFGFKHPWKQYPKIGASMRNCAYCIEALTSCTGSENQAPEFLQKQLSNVCLRVSSISSNVIRELSETVKTMKRSSVIDSLVEDMGSAVEELQDTVRSLSNSFNPPIENTDTNSAPTETDMAIPLVQVIPLVTFASLLIEIATRIKGVVKAVKELADLAEFKVDVEDKCKENQPNSGLAQDQLKDEETMKTLQRV; encoded by the exons ATGGCTCAGGAGAAGAAGGCAACAAATGGAGTGGAGTGGAGGATAAACATAGCAGATGGGTCTTCAAAGATCTTGGTCCAGGAAGAAGGGCTTGTAACTAGAGCTTGGCTTGGTCTAAAGTATTTGATCTTGAAAGTTTGGTCATTCTTCAAGAAAGCAAGGGATGTTGGGGTAAATGATCCAAGAAAAGTAGTTCATTGTCTAAAAGTAGGAACGGCACTCGCTGTTGTCTCAATCTTTTACTTCATGAGACCTTTATATGAAGGTGTTGGAGGGAATGCTATGTGGGCTATAATGACTGTTGTGGTAGTCTTTGAAAATACTGTAG GTGCAACAATTTGTAAGAGTTTGAATAGGGTGTGTGGAACTACTCTTGCTGGAATGCTTGCCTTTAGCGTCCATTGGGTGGCCACTAAATCAGGAGAGAGATTTGAGCCGTTTATTATTGGAGCCTCAGTTTTCATACTAG CATCTGCAGCAACCTTCTCTAGATTTATTCCATCAGTGAAACAGAGATTTGATTATGGTGTCGTGATCTTCATCCTCACTTTCAGCCTGGTTGCTGTCTCTGGTTATAGAGTTGACAAATTGTTTGCATTGGCTCAtgaaagattagctactattATCATCGGCATTTCTTTATGCATCTTTGTAAGCATGATTATCTGCCCCATTTGGGCTGGTCGAGAGCTATACACTCTAATCACTACCAACATGGACAAACTTGCCAATTCCTTGGATG GTTGTGTAGATGAATATTTCAATCAAAATGAGAGCGACAAAACATCTGATAAAAAATCACTTGGTTACAAGTGTGTTTTGAGCTCAAAGGCCAGTGAAGAGTCCCTG GCCAATTTCGCTAGATGGGAACCTGCTCATGGCAGTTTTGGCTTCAAACATCCATGGAAACAGTACCCAAAGATCGGTGCATCCATGCGCAACTGTGCTTATTGCATTGAGGCTCTTACTAGCTGCACTGGTTCAGAAAATCAG GCTCCTGAGTTCTTGCAAAAGCAACTAAGCAATGTATGCCTGAGAGTGAGCTCCATTTCCTCAAATGTTATAAGAGAGCTATCAGAAACTGTCAAGACGATGAAAAGATCATCAGTTATAGACTCCTTGGTTGAAGATATGGGCAGTGCAGTTGAAGAACTACAAGATACCGTAAGATCTCTATCTAATTCATTCAATCCGCCAATCGAGAATACAGACACAAACTCTGCTCCAACAGAAACAGACATGGCAATCCCTCTTGTACAAGTTATTCCATTAGTAACTTTTGCTTCTTTGCTAATAGAAATTGCTACAAGAATCAAAGGCGTTGTTAAGGCAGTTAAAGAACTAGCAGATTTAGCTGAATTCAAGGTGGATGTTGAGGACAAGTGCAAAGAGAACCAACCCAACAGCGGACTTGCACAAGATCAACTTAAAGATGAGGAAACTATGAAGACTCTTCAAAGGGTTTGA
- the LOC8288821 gene encoding zinc finger HIT domain-containing protein 2 — translation MSETNSVVISNSSSNSSPLNPPSRTVCHVCHKQFSQYTCPRCNSRYCSLHCYKSHSLRCTESFMRENVVEELRLMQPEDESKQKMLDILKRFHSQEEMESMDEDDCHLSEETVQKVLSGDSMSFEDLSAEEKIQFQRAVASGKLSKLIQPWNPWWLKPSARTISLSKEGTQLVQPLVEQEASASSQDDGAGEQSSEIPPGPEAPLTPVKKLISTKPSPLLAVHLVDIMYSYCFTLRLYNGDWQSDAIGSVMVALSVSYVLDQGGQTETVMEVLCHCLEQTCSPDYRHIGGLQFGLGIINDVISIISLGGPALICALCDLQRLFQAGERELKAEKLRKSRRAEIRSKLKLGERKIYFLMCWVHEQPREAWSPLSNILQAERSKVMEYSNSKNHLVKYKNPECKNKALIEEMK, via the exons ATGTCGGAGACAAATTCAGTTGTTATCTCTAATTCATCTTCTAATTCCTCCCCTCTCAATCCTCCTTCCCGTACTGTCTGCCACGT CTGTCATAAGCAGTTTTCGCAGTATACTTGTCCGCGATGCAATTCTCGTTATTGTTCGCTGCACTGCTACAAG TCTCATAGTCTTCGGTGTACTGAGTCGTTTATGCGAGAAAATGTAGTGGAGGAGCTTAGGCTAATGCAGCCTGAGGATGAATCGAAGCAAAAAATGCTTGACATTTTGAAAAGATTTCATTCTCAGGAAGAAATGGAGAGCATGGATGAGGACG ATTGTCATCTATCTGAGGAGACTGTTCAAAAGGTTTTGTCTG GAGATTCAATGAGTTTTGAGGATTTATCTGCAGAAGAGAAGATACAGTTCCAAAGGGCTGTGGCATCTGGAAAACTTAGCAAGTTGATTCAACCTTGGAATCCATGGTGGTTAAAGCCTTCTGCCCGAACAATCTCTCTAAGCAAGGAAGGAACTCAACTTGTCCAACCGCTTGTTGAACAAGAAGCATCAGCATCATCTCAAGATGATGGAGCCGGAGAGCAGTCTAGTGAGATTCCTCCTGGCCCTGAGGCCCCATTAACCCCAGTTAAAAAGCTTATCTCAACCAAACCGTCACCACTCTTAGCTGTTCACTTGGTTGACATTATGTATAGCTACTGTTTCACATTACGCCTTTATAATGGGGATTGGCAGTCAGATGCCATAGGATCAGTGATGGTGGCATTGAGTGTCTCGTACGTCTTAGATCAAGGTGGGCAGACAGAAACCGTGATGGAAGTTCTGTGTCACTGCTTGGAACAAACTTGCTCTCCAGACTACAGGCATATCGGGGGTTTACAATTTGGTTTGGGCATCATAAATGATGTAATAAGCATAATCTCACTAGGTGGTCCTGCTTTAATCTGTGCTCTATGCGATTTACAGAGGCTGTTTCAGGCTGGGGAGAGGGAACTGAAAGCGGAGAAATTAAGAAAGTCAAGAAGGGCAGAAATCAGAAGTAAGCTAAAGCTTGGTGAGAGGAAGATTTATTTTCTGATGTGTTGGGTGCATGAACAGCCACGGGAAGCTTGGTCTCCCTTGTCTAACATTTTACAGGCAGAGAGAAGTAAAGTGATGGAATATAGTAACAGTAAAAATCATCTAGTAAAGTATAAAAACCCAGAGTGTAAGAATAAAGCTTTGATCGAGGAGATGAAGTAA